The region AATTAGATGAGGTCGTAGAAGGTTATATAACAGGTGGTATCTTCGATTATGTGCTGAAAGTTGTGGTAAAAGATCCGGAAGCATTTAATGATTTTATTCGAAAATTATCTAATATTCCGAATATTAGTAAAGTGCAGAGTTCTTTTGTAATGAGTTATATTAAGCAGTCTACTAAGTTGCATTTTTAGGAGAAATAGTTTTGTAGATTATTCCTGATTAAAGCGAATTTTATTTTCTTTCAGACAATTTTCGATATTGGTTAATGTACCACTTTTTCTGTTTTCGTTGGAGTTGATGTCATGGGCGAGAAAGTGCGTACACATGTTTATTGCCATAGCATCTCTTTCTGCATCAGATTGAAATCCTCCAATAAACTTCCATTGACTTGCTTTTGTTTTGTATTTGTCGGGCGCGTAACGTGGTTTTTCTCCAATGTGTAAGACGGTTACATTTGGAGTTGCACATTTCAAAACTTCCATTGTTAAAGTGTCTACACCTTTAAAATCGCAAACTACAAAATGGGCATTATCCATTTCTAATAATTTATCAATTGCATTTTTATAATAGAACATATAATCATTAAAGCTGAGGTTGCCATTTCCGAATATGTAGACTTTTGGTAGCATTGGTGTTTTTTTAAAATTTAAATAGTTCAGTAAAATCTATCTGTAATGCGTTACATACTTTTTCTAAAGTTGAGAGCGTTGCATTGACATTTCCTTTTTCCAGTCGCGACATATTACTTTTTTCAAAATTACATTTTGATGCTAAATCTTGCTGAGAAAGATTTTTCTGGATTCTGATTTCCTGAATTCGTTTTCCGACTTTTTGTTGTATGGTATCGTTCAAAATAAATTATCTTTTATGATAATTCAAATTTTGTTACATATTTGCCTTACTTGGTTATCATTTATGATAACTATAAAAAATAATATTATGGAAATGAATGAAGTGAAAAAGTTAGAAGAAATTAGAAAATTATCTGCTCGATATTTAAATACACTAAAGTTTTCTGCTAAAAATTCTCCTAGTGCAGAAATCAAAATGTTGAATTATTCAGAGCTTGGCTGTGTTATTACCAATATGTTAAAGCTTTGTATTTTGGCATTAGAACAAGATAATGGTAAAAACAAAGTGATTGATATTGGATTGATTTTAGAACAAGCACTTCATTTATTTCCAACAGATGAAATGGAATTGTTGGATTTGGTTCAGGAAATGTTGGTTCAAGAAGCATAAAAAGAGGTTGTCTCAAAAGAATAGCTTTTTTGACAAGGAAAAATATTCATAAAAAATATTTCACCAAGAAAAGCCCCCAGCGGGGTGAAAATATTTATAGAATTCCCAAATGATAAATGAAAAAAGCTCCGGAGGAGCGACATATATTAAAATTGTAAAAATATGTCGCTCCTCCGGAGCTTTATATTGTAAAAATCTATTCTTTTCTATAAATATTTCGCTTCTCTGAAGCGGTTTTTGTCTAATACCTTTCGGACAAACTCATGCGTTGTAGAATAGTTTGAATTGTTTTTAAAGCTGTTTCATTACTAAGAAGCGTTTTTGGGATTTTAAAGAATAAAAAAAGCTCCAGATTTCTCTGAAGCTCTAATAATTTATTAAATGAAATACTTTTAGAAATTAGTATTAATTTTTTTAGAACGCTCTGCAATATAAGAGATTAACCAGGTTACCTGTCCTTCTTTTACGAAATAGACTTTTTTGGTCGCTAAATTTGGAATACTTTCCAAACACGCAATTAAAATGTTGTTTGCCGAAATAAGATATTTTTGATCGTACGTGTTTAAAACTCTTGCTGCTTCTTTATTCGTTTTAGCAAGGTTCGTAAACTTTCCAAAGTTGTTTTTTAAGATAGCATCGTAATCTACAGCATCTTGTAATGTCAAAGGAATGTAATGGTCTTTAACGTTTTCATCATAATAAAGAGTAGAAAAAGCCCAAACGGCTCCACCAGATAAATACAATTTATCTTTCTTCATCAAAAGCGGATTGGCATCAAATAGTTCTTGTGTTTTTTTACGTAAGATGGTGTTATAGTCAAACGATTTTTCCTGATAAGCAGACATATCATTTGCCTGACTTTTGTTTACTACTGTTTTTTCTACAGCATCGGTAAGCGTCATCGTTCCAAAACTAAGTTCTAAAGGAATAAACTCTAATTTATTGTCTTTAAGTTCGTCGATATAACCACCTTTAGTAGTTTGAGCACCAATATCAAGAAGAAATGCATTAGCATAATCAACAGGAGGGATGGCACCTTTTACTAATGTTTTTGCTTCTTCATTAACGTCAAGAACTTCAAGTTCTTTGTTTGTAAGAGTCGCAATTTTATTTTTTAGAACATCAACGTTGCGGGCAGATGCAAAAACAGGAGCAGCAACGATAAAGATATTTTCGTCAAGCATTTTGTAATCAGTTCTGATTTTTTTCAACTGATCTACTACAATAATACTGGTTTTGTTGATGTCTTCCGGAGTAAGTTGTCCATTTGCACCAATATGATCTGCAAACGGAATTCTCTCAGTCCAGAAAGAAAGAATTTTATAATCTGCTTTTTTTATGTTACTTACATCAATAACAGAAACTTTAATTGCTCTTCGGCCAATTTCAATTCCTGCATAAATACTTTTTTGAGCAAAAGAATTGAGAGTGAAAATTAAATTGAAAAGAATAAAAAATAGAACTTGGGGTTTGTTTTTTTTAAGCATTGTGTTGAATTAGTAATTATAATATAATTTGTTTTTAAAAATTGTACAGCGTTTTTGTGGTATTGATGTGAAAGTCACAATTTTGTATTGAAAAAAAAGGGTTTCATTACAGGATTACAAATTTATAAAAAACATTTGCGAATATAAAGTCGGTTCGTAAGAAAACAATGTTAAGTTTTGCTTTTACGTTTTGTAGCTATGAAAAGACAATAAACGAACTAAACTCTAATTAACTGGTAATGTTTAATTAAATTTGATGTTGGCTTAATAAATGTCTTTTCAAAAAATAAGCGGTATGAAGAGATTGAAATATAACATAATATCCCAGAAGATTGTTGCAGAACAAAAAGACATTCCTTTTATTAGAACGAATAGTAAAAGTAACAGAGAATACAATGTCTTTATTGAAGTATTTGATACAGATTATATAAAGTCTTTTTTCGAAACATTTGATGTGTCTGCTTTATATGCAATTCTAATTTTAGATTTGGAGCATATTTTTATCGATGCTAATTTGAGTTTTATTTCAAAATTTAAAACTCATGATAAACAAATTGCGATTGTCAAAGTAGAACCTAATTTTTTTACTACCGTAAATCATAACAATAGAAATGAAATATCGAAACCATTTTTCTTTCGATCAAATGATTTTGAACAATTGGATTTGGATAAGGTTTTGAGTAAATCTTTATATGAAAGAGAAATTATTTCAGGAAATTTCAGGAAAATCGTTTTAACAATTGATCCTTTAAAAATTTTAGCAAATAAACAAATTGATACCGTTGTTGAATTCTATATCAATAGAACCGAAGCTTTTTTAGAAGAGGTTTTAAAATTAAAAGAACATACCTTAGATGTAAATGCAGATTATATTTCAAAAATTGAAATCAGTTTAAGATAAAAAAAGTTCCGCGTTTCCCTGAAGCTGATTTTATTGTGAAACTTAAAAGTGATATAAGTTTTTTATTTCTCTACTCTTTTGAAATCTAAATCCTGAAAATCAAAACTAAAATCCATATTTGGAGCAATACCTTTCATTTTAATGCCTTGAGCTTTACCCGTTTCGTCAAGCGAAAACAGAACAAGAGCATCACAATTCATGGCTTGGTATTCCCATTTTACGGCAAAGGTGTTGGCATTATAAAAAGCCATTGGACCATTTAATTTTGGAGAACGCAGACATTTGATCCATAATTGTTTATCTTTTAGAAAAACTTCTGCTTTTCCAAACCAGCTGTCTTCGTAAATACCAATAAAGTCTTCGTTTTTAATTTTAATGTTTTTTGCAGAAGCTACTTTTTTCCAAACTTTTTGGGTTACATCATCGCTTTCAGTTTTATCTTCATTCAGCCATTGGGCTACTTTATCTGTCCAGCCATAATCCTCCAGGCCTAAATAGCTGTCCTCAATAGTATTTGATACTGCGGTAAAAAGACCTCCGCCACCGTTTTCAGTATTAGTCAGAATCACAATTCCCAAGTTTAGATCAGGGAACAACGTTACTTTTGATAACATTCCCGGAAGGCCGCCTGTATGTTCTACTTTAAGATTTCCTTTTGTATCTGATAAAAACCATCCTAAACCGTAACCATTAAAATGAGAATTATATCTCGGATCAGAATCAGCAGGCATAATGGTGTGCAGACGCCACATTTCTTCGTGGTTCTTTATAGAGAACAAAGACGATTTCAGATCTTCGCCATACTTACCTTTATTTAATCGTACAATCATCCATTTTGCCATGTCAGCAACGTTGGAATAAATACCTCCTGCGGCACTTGCAATTCCTATATCATAAGCTTCGATTGTTTTGATGGTTCCGGATACTGAAGAATGTGGTACAGCCAGATTTGTTTTGTCTTTCAAAAGATTTCCAACAAAGGTATGATTCATCTGCAAGGGAGCTATAATTCTTTGTTGTACAAATTGCTCATAAGACATTCCGCTGACTTTTGCGATTATTTCTCCGGCAATTATATAAAGTAAATTATCATAGTCAAATTTTGTTCTAAAGGCAGAAACAGGTTTAAAATGCTGAAAACTTTTTGTCACATCTTGTACTGTAAAGTTAGCTCCGTCGGGGAAAAACATCAAATCACCAACACCTAATCCAAGTCCGCTACGATGCGTTACTAAATCCTGAATATTAAAATTCTCTGTAACATAATCGTTATACATTTTAAATTCGGGCAAATAATTTTTAACCTTATCAGTCCATTTCAATTTACCTTCGTCTTCTAAAATTGATAAAGCTGCTGTTGTAAAAGCTTTACTATTGGATGCAATTTGAAAATTGGTGTATTCGTCTACGGCTTTTTTGGTTTCAACAGAATTAACTCCATAACCTTTCGAGTGAATTATTTTTCCATCTTTAACTACCGCAATGGATGCTCCGGCAACTTTAAATCTTTGGAGCGTATTTAGCATTAAAGAATCAATTTTTGCAGATGATAATTGAGCAAATGATGCCGAAGAGACAAAACAAATAAAAAGTAATAAAGCGAAACGAATTCTCATTTTTTTCATATTAATTTCATTTTTGGAGGTATCTAAAAACAATTCAAAAAAGTATAACAGTTTTTAAAATTATAAGCGGATAAGGTATTTAGTGATGACGAATATAAGAAATATCTTTAATCAATTAACAAATTAAGAAAAGCCTGAGAAATATAGATTTCTTAGGCTTTTGTTTTTTAGTTTTTTAATGAGAAGCATCGAAATAGCTAATCAGATTTTCAAAGATTTTTATTTTATTTAGTTTTAGAAAAAGAAGTAACCAACGGATACTTGAAATACACTGTTTTTATTTTTAATTGAAGAGCCCTCTACATTATTAATGTCAGTTAGTCCCAGATTGTATCTGATACCAAAATTAAGTCCGTTTTCAAGTTTGTAACCTACGCCAAAATTAACACCGAAATCAACAGTATTAAACGAATCTTTTAGATCAGTTTTTTCATTTTTAGCAGAAACTAAAAAACCTATTTGCGGTCCGGCTTCAAGACTCAATCCTTTTGTTACATAGTATTTTCCCATTAAAGGAATGTTCAGATAATTTAAGGCAACTATATCATTATCGAAACTATAACCCTGGCGAGAGTACATTAGTTCAGGTTGGAAAGAAAACTTTTCGGACAATGGAATTTCTGACATAACACCAATATTATAGGATGTCACAGAATCAACATTTTCGGTGTTGTCTCCGCCGACAATTGAGAAGTTTAAACCTCCTTTAACACCAAATTTAATTTCTTGGGCATTGACATTTGCAAACCCTAAAACTGTAAAAACAGCTAGTACTAAAATTTTTTTCATAAAAATTGATTTGATTTATTTGAAGCCAAAATTCATAAAAGCAAAATCAGCAGAGGTATCAAAAGCTTAAAAGTGGATAAATTGGCACTTATTTATTGATGTTTTTCTTTTTATTAATGCAACTAGTAAAGCTATTTTCGGTTATTGGGTTTATAATTTATCAAACATACCACCGCTTACTATTTAGCTGTTTGTTAACTTTTTTTTAGCAGTGTGAAACGTTGAAATAGACCAACTCTATTAAAGATTTAAGAGAATAACCGAATGATAATTTGTAATTCAGATCTTATTAATTCTCATTTTGTTTAGTTTTAATTGTAATTCCTTTAACAGTAAATAAAATCAATTAAGTATAGTTTCGTCATGGAAAATTATAGGTAATTACCTAAAAAAAAACAGAAACAGCATCCTAACTAAATACTACGATATAGATTGAACTTTACTATTTTTTTTAACACGGCAATTTTTCAAGGAATAGTTCTTGGAGCAATTATTCTAAAATCACCACTATTTAAGAGTAATGCCAACAGATATCTGGCTTATGCAATATTTGCACTTTCAGTGCTTATTGCCAATCTCATCTTTGAGATAATTGATCTTTACAGCACTATGCCTTTCCTGCGTTTTCTGGATGATGTTGAGTGGGCATTTCTCTTTCCGGTTCTCATTTTTATGTTTGTTGTACATCAGGTAAACCATCCAATTAGAAATTCCAAAAAGATTCTATGGCTGTATGCTCCGTTTCTATATTCGGCCATTACAAATATTTTTTATGATTGCGATGCTGTTGCGCATATTTTTACAATTCCGCACTTTCTTAAAAGTATTCTAGAAACTATAGGAAGTTTTGATTTTTATCTTATTCTGGTATTTATGCCCTTTATGGCTTTTTACACTTACAGTTTTATTAAATTTTCAAAAGATAAACAAGAAAAAAAATGGATCACTTTTTTATGGTTTTTGGTTTATGCATTAATGTTGTCTTGGATGGTGGCTATTCTGACAGGACTGCTTTTTGAATATGATGTTTCGTATGTTATGCAGATTCTGGCGTTGTTTGCTACATTTTTAATTCATTGCACCGCTTATTATGGTGTGTTCAGATACAGATTGGCAGACAATAAAACAGGGATAGAAGAACTGTTAAATAAAAAAACTTTATTAGACAATGAAATAGCTGCTGAAGAAGTAATCCTTAAAAAAGGAAATGATGCAAATGGTTTAGAAATCTTTACAAAAGAAAATCCTTATTTTAAGAGACTGGAAATGCTTTGCGAAGAACATCAAATTTATAAAGACAGCAATCTAAATCGAGAAAAAGTAGCAGAGCAGTTAGGAATAAGTGCGGGATATGTTTCGCAACTCGTTAATGTGATTACGGGAGATAACTTTGCTAATTACATAAATAACTATCGGGTCGAAGCGGTGAAAGAAATGATTCTCGATTCAGACTACGAAAACTACAGTTTATTGGCAATAGGATTAGAATCTGGATTCACTTCGAAGACAACATTTCACAATGCCTTCAAAAAATCTACAGGTATGACGCCAAACAGTTTTCGGAATACCAATAAATAAGTTCGGATTTCTTCAGTCTTAAGCTATTTGGACTTTATCGGTTTTTATTTCATCTAGGTTTGCCATGATAATCAACTTAATCATCTCAAATTTTTATGAAATTAAATCGCCTCATTTTTACGACTGCGATTTTGTCTGCAGTAACGGTTCAGGCACAAACGACCGAAAAAAGGAACCAGCTGGAATTTTCGGCAGGCTATAATTTTGGCTATCTGAAAAATCTGGAATTTGCTCCGGTGGCAATGTACAAGTATGAAGGTCCGGTGTACAAATTGAACTATACACGCACCAGTAAAAAAGAAAATTTATTTGAAGTAAAACTGGATTATCTTTCGTCAGAACTTAAAACAGATAAATTGTCTAATCTTAACTCTGACTATGCGAAAGTTGGAATGGGTTTTTCTTATCTCAAACAGATTTATAGTAAAGATAAAATTGCTATTCATTTAGGGCTTCAATCGCAAACCAATACCTCTGTTTATCTTAATGAGAATTATTCGATTTATGATGATCAGTACTATTTTACGCTTCATCAGGAATTTGGCATTGCAGGCCGATTCAGTTATCAAATCAATGATAAGCAATATATTTCCTCGAAACTAACTATACCGATAGTGCTTCTTAGAGTTACAGATGCACAAGGCAGATTTTTTGCTCCGGATAATTACCAAAGTGTTTTGTGGGATTTTCATTATGCTTACAAACTTTCATACCATTTTGACATAAAAGTAGCATATAACTTCAATTATGCACGGCTTCGAGTACCAAGTGCTTATAGAGAACTACAGCATCAGATTAATTTAGGGATTAATTATAAATTTTAATTATGAAAAATAGCAAAGCCGCAGTTTATATTTTCACTTTATCTGTTAGTTTGTTGCTTATTTCCTGTGCAGATATGCTGATTGGGGATGAAGGCAAATATGATGAAGACATTTATTTAAATTATAAAACAAAAACAATTTTAGAACTTCCTTTTGATGGTGATTGGTATATAGTTGCGGGAGGAAAATCTCTGGAATTAAATCATCATTTTGCTCCTAATCGTCATCAAAGATATGCATTGGATATTATCCAAAAAGAAAATGAAAAGATATATACCGGAGATGGAACAAAAAATGAAGATTATTATTGTTTTGGAAAACGCTTAAATGCACCTGGAGACGGAAAAATAGTAACCGTTGTAAATAATATAGAAGATAATGTTCCTGGAGTTTTAAACACGAAGCAGGCATGGGGAAACTATATTGTTATAGATCATTTAAATGGAGAATATTCCTGTATGGTTCATTTTAAAAAGAATTCTATAATAGTAGCGGTGGGTGATGTTGTTGTAAGAGGTCAAATGGTAGGTCAGGCAGGAAATAGTGGTAACTCCACAGGGCCACACCTTCATTATCATATGCAAACAACAGCGTCTCGTACAACAGGTGTTGGTCTTCCAATCCAATTCTTAAACTATTATGCCGACGATGTTTTTACAGAAAGAGGTGAACCAATTAAATCTCAAACCGTAAGGAAAAACTAAACTCTTCCGGAAGTATTTAGTTTATTTGTAAAGTATTTTTATAGGATAAAAAAGCTTCAGAGAAATCTGAAGCTTTTATTATTAGTATCTCATTTTTTAATTAATCCTTTGAAACTTTTGAGAATAACCTTCATTTGATATAAAGTTTAAAATCAGGTAATCGTCTTTCAATTCAAAAAATATTGTTGCAATATTTGGGTTTTGACAATTAGTAGTTATGGTTTTGGAGTCAAGGCTAAAACTTCCCGTACTTTTTATTTCATTTGAGTAAGGATCGCATAAAGAAGTGTTAGTTATTATAGTTCCGTTACTTTTAAATTCTATTGTTTTGTTGCTCTCAACAGCTCTGAACTTACCACTTCCCGTGCCGGGATCGGCTAGAATTTCAATTAATTTCCAGTTTCCAATTACTGCACTTTCTAAGTTTTGTTTCTCGTCATTACTACAAGAAGATAAAAGAGCAATTAGCATTAAAAACAAAATATTCTTTTTCATATTTATTAAGTTAATGGTTACAATAAGTAGATTGTGAATTATGAAAAAGGTTGCGTCTGATTTTTAAAATAATTGAATTTAGCACTAAGACATGAAAGATAAAGAAAAGCTTATAATTTTGATTTTGCTGAGTAGTAATTCTAAGAAAAAACTTTATAAATTGAAACTGAATTCTTATCTTGTTCTGCTAAATTAACAATTCTCAAAGTAGTTACTTTCAAACGTATTTCAATTCATTTTTAATAGAAATCATCCAGCTTATGAAAAATTCATTAATGCTCTTTATTGCATTCTTAGCTTTTACAGCTTGCTCAAAACATCCGGGAAAAAAAGATGTTGTTATTACAGGAATAGATTCCACATTACGACCTGGTGATGATTTTTTTAGATATGTAAATGGCAAATGGTACGATTCTGTATCAATACCTGCCTCTCAATCCGGAGTGGGTGCTTATATGTTTATGAATTTTCCGCAACGAATTCGGCTTCAGGGAATATTGGACAGTGTTTCGAAAAGCAACAATCCTGAGGGAAGTATAGCGCAAAAGGTAGGAGATTTTTATACGTCAGGCATGGATACTGTAACTATTGAAAAACGTGGTTACGGACCTATCAAACCCCTACTTGCTAAAATTGAAGCAATTAGCGATTTACCATCATTAATGAATTTTGTGGCTAATGAAGAAAAAGCGGGCAATTCATCGATTATAGGTTTTGGAGTATTTACCGATGATAGAAACAGCAAGATGAACATTGCCCAACTCTATCAAACAGGTATCGGTTTGCCTGACAGGGATTATTATTTCAAATCAGATTCATCAACTGTTGGTATACAGAAAGCCTATAAGAAATACCTTACTGTATTGTTTCAACAAACAGGAAGTGAGGCTAATGAGGCTAAAAAGAATGCTAATTTGGTTTACGATATTGACAAACAAATCGCCGTTTCGCATAAAACAAAAGTAGCACTTAGAGACGTACAGGCAAATTATAATAAAATAGCTGTAGCAGATCTTGTAAAAAGACATCCCAACATAGACTGGACAACTTTTTTAAATAATTTAGGAGCTAAAACAGATTTCATTAATGTAGGTCAGCCTGCCTATTATGATGCTCTTAATAAGCTTTTAAAAACGATTCCTATTAATAATTGGAAAATTTATCTGAAAGCAAATGCTATAGAAAGATATGCAGATTATTTAAGTAAACCTTTTGTAGATGCCTCATTTGAATATACAAAAGTACTTTCCGGTCAGGCTGTCCAAAAATCACGTGGCGAAAAAATGGCGAATGTTATTGATAATTATTTAGGTGAAGCGCTGGGAGAATTGTATGTAAAGAAATATTTTTCAGAAGATGCCAAAAAACGTATGTTGGTACTCGTGAATAATTTGCAAAAAGCCTATGCCAAAAGAATTGATAAACTGGAATGGATGAGTCCAGTTACAAAACAAAAAGCAAAAGAAAAATTGTTTGCCATAACTAAGAAAATAGGCTATCCGGATAAATGGAGAGACTATAGCAATGTACGTGTCGCAAGAGGTACCTATTTTGAGAATATGGTTTCGGCTGCTAAAGCGTCATATCAGTTTCAATTGGCAAAATTGGGTAAACCAGTCGATAAATCAGAATGGTATACGACAACTCCAACAGTTACGGCTTATAACAACCCGACTGCAAATGAAATTGTTTTTCCGGCTGGTATTTTACAAGCCCCATATTTTGATAATAATGCCGATGATGCTCTTAACTATGGAGGTATTGGAATGGTTATAGGTCACGAAATAACGCATACTTTTGACGATCAGGGCGCGCAATATGATAAGGAGGGAAATTTGAAGGACTGGTGGACAAAAGAGGATTATGCAAAGTTTAAGGCAAGAATACAACAAGTTATCGATTTATACAGCACCTATACTGTTTTAGGCGATTTACATATTAACGGTGCCATGACTGTTGGCGAAAATACAGCAGATATTGCCGGAATAGCAGTTGCTTATGATGCTTTTAAAATGACAACCCAAGGAAAAGGAAACGAAAAAATTGACGGTTTTACTCCAGATCAACGCTTTTTCATTTCGATAGCCAAAATTTGGAGAGTAAAGATGAAAGACGAGTTTTTGCGTTTGTGGATTAACAATAATCCGCATTCTCCACCAAACTGGCGCGTTAATGGTCCTTTAATGAATACAACACCTTTTTACGATGCATTTAATGTAAAACAAGGAGATAAAATGTTTTTGCCAAAGAAAGACAGAATAACAATTTGGTAGTAAACGTGTTGAAACTTTCCTATAAAAAGCTGCGCAAATGTCTCTGTAGACTTTGCGCATTTTTTTTAATCAATCTCAAATTTATTTGCCCATAGCATAAGTAATTCCTCCGAGTAAATGCTGTACAAAAAGAGGGTCATTGTAACTTTCAGGACTGTGCCCTAAAGCAGTGTAAAATACTCTTCCGCCATCATATTCCTGATACCATGCCAACGGATGATTATCACCATGTTTACCACCTTTGTATGAAGATTCATCAATTTTTATCAGCACATTTACATCTGGATTTAAATATTTAAAATTATACCATTCATCTTTTCGTTCCCAAATTGCCGGAAGATGTTTTGTAGAAGGATGTTCATGATTTGCGATTATAAGTTTAGCATTCTGCGGAACAGGATGCCCTTCAAAAATTCCACCAATCATTTGTGTATACCAAGACCAGTCTGGTTCACAGTTTGTAGCCGAATGAATCCCAACAAAACCATTTCCGTTTTGTATAAATTTTTGCAAAGCCAATTTTTGATTTTCCCCTAAAACATTGCCAGAAGCACTTAAAAATAGTACGACTTGATATTGCTTTAAGTTTTTTGAATTAATTGCGAGAGAATCTTCAGTAGCATCTGCAATAAAATTATTTTCTTCCCCCAGTTTTTTTATCGCTGCAATTCCGGCAGAAATGCTTTCATGTCTGAAACCGTTAGTTTTAGAAAAAATCAGCACTTTTTTAATTTTATAAGAAGCGATTTGTTCTTTGTTTTTTATATGGAAAGAAACCAGGAAATAGCTTGTTAGTACAATGAAGCTGAATAAAAATGTTTTTTTTATTGAAAACAGATGGTTCATTTTGGAAAGTTTTATTTTGGGAAGATAGAAAAAAAAATCTGTTTGCTGTATTTCCTTGACTATT is a window of Flavobacterium crocinum DNA encoding:
- a CDS encoding VHS/ENTH/ANTH domain-containing protein — translated: MLPKVYIFGNGNLSFNDYMFYYKNAIDKLLEMDNAHFVVCDFKGVDTLTMEVLKCATPNVTVLHIGEKPRYAPDKYKTKASQWKFIGGFQSDAERDAMAINMCTHFLAHDINSNENRKSGTLTNIENCLKENKIRFNQE
- a CDS encoding helix-turn-helix domain-containing protein, whose product is MNDTIQQKVGKRIQEIRIQKNLSQQDLASKCNFEKSNMSRLEKGNVNATLSTLEKVCNALQIDFTELFKF
- a CDS encoding Ppx/GppA phosphatase family protein; translation: MLKKNKPQVLFFILFNLIFTLNSFAQKSIYAGIEIGRRAIKVSVIDVSNIKKADYKILSFWTERIPFADHIGANGQLTPEDINKTSIIVVDQLKKIRTDYKMLDENIFIVAAPVFASARNVDVLKNKIATLTNKELEVLDVNEEAKTLVKGAIPPVDYANAFLLDIGAQTTKGGYIDELKDNKLEFIPLELSFGTMTLTDAVEKTVVNKSQANDMSAYQEKSFDYNTILRKKTQELFDANPLLMKKDKLYLSGGAVWAFSTLYYDENVKDHYIPLTLQDAVDYDAILKNNFGKFTNLAKTNKEAARVLNTYDQKYLISANNILIACLESIPNLATKKVYFVKEGQVTWLISYIAERSKKINTNF
- a CDS encoding serine hydrolase; translated protein: MKKMRIRFALLLFICFVSSASFAQLSSAKIDSLMLNTLQRFKVAGASIAVVKDGKIIHSKGYGVNSVETKKAVDEYTNFQIASNSKAFTTAALSILEDEGKLKWTDKVKNYLPEFKMYNDYVTENFNIQDLVTHRSGLGLGVGDLMFFPDGANFTVQDVTKSFQHFKPVSAFRTKFDYDNLLYIIAGEIIAKVSGMSYEQFVQQRIIAPLQMNHTFVGNLLKDKTNLAVPHSSVSGTIKTIEAYDIGIASAAGGIYSNVADMAKWMIVRLNKGKYGEDLKSSLFSIKNHEEMWRLHTIMPADSDPRYNSHFNGYGLGWFLSDTKGNLKVEHTGGLPGMLSKVTLFPDLNLGIVILTNTENGGGGLFTAVSNTIEDSYLGLEDYGWTDKVAQWLNEDKTESDDVTQKVWKKVASAKNIKIKNEDFIGIYEDSWFGKAEVFLKDKQLWIKCLRSPKLNGPMAFYNANTFAVKWEYQAMNCDALVLFSLDETGKAQGIKMKGIAPNMDFSFDFQDLDFKRVEK
- a CDS encoding porin family protein, encoding MKKILVLAVFTVLGFANVNAQEIKFGVKGGLNFSIVGGDNTENVDSVTSYNIGVMSEIPLSEKFSFQPELMYSRQGYSFDNDIVALNYLNIPLMGKYYVTKGLSLEAGPQIGFLVSAKNEKTDLKDSFNTVDFGVNFGVGYKLENGLNFGIRYNLGLTDINNVEGSSIKNKNSVFQVSVGYFFF
- a CDS encoding helix-turn-helix domain-containing protein, which encodes MNFTIFFNTAIFQGIVLGAIILKSPLFKSNANRYLAYAIFALSVLIANLIFEIIDLYSTMPFLRFLDDVEWAFLFPVLIFMFVVHQVNHPIRNSKKILWLYAPFLYSAITNIFYDCDAVAHIFTIPHFLKSILETIGSFDFYLILVFMPFMAFYTYSFIKFSKDKQEKKWITFLWFLVYALMLSWMVAILTGLLFEYDVSYVMQILALFATFLIHCTAYYGVFRYRLADNKTGIEELLNKKTLLDNEIAAEEVILKKGNDANGLEIFTKENPYFKRLEMLCEEHQIYKDSNLNREKVAEQLGISAGYVSQLVNVITGDNFANYINNYRVEAVKEMILDSDYENYSLLAIGLESGFTSKTTFHNAFKKSTGMTPNSFRNTNK
- a CDS encoding M23 family metallopeptidase — encoded protein: MKNSKAAVYIFTLSVSLLLISCADMLIGDEGKYDEDIYLNYKTKTILELPFDGDWYIVAGGKSLELNHHFAPNRHQRYALDIIQKENEKIYTGDGTKNEDYYCFGKRLNAPGDGKIVTVVNNIEDNVPGVLNTKQAWGNYIVIDHLNGEYSCMVHFKKNSIIVAVGDVVVRGQMVGQAGNSGNSTGPHLHYHMQTTASRTTGVGLPIQFLNYYADDVFTERGEPIKSQTVRKN
- a CDS encoding M13 family metallopeptidase, yielding MKNSLMLFIAFLAFTACSKHPGKKDVVITGIDSTLRPGDDFFRYVNGKWYDSVSIPASQSGVGAYMFMNFPQRIRLQGILDSVSKSNNPEGSIAQKVGDFYTSGMDTVTIEKRGYGPIKPLLAKIEAISDLPSLMNFVANEEKAGNSSIIGFGVFTDDRNSKMNIAQLYQTGIGLPDRDYYFKSDSSTVGIQKAYKKYLTVLFQQTGSEANEAKKNANLVYDIDKQIAVSHKTKVALRDVQANYNKIAVADLVKRHPNIDWTTFLNNLGAKTDFINVGQPAYYDALNKLLKTIPINNWKIYLKANAIERYADYLSKPFVDASFEYTKVLSGQAVQKSRGEKMANVIDNYLGEALGELYVKKYFSEDAKKRMLVLVNNLQKAYAKRIDKLEWMSPVTKQKAKEKLFAITKKIGYPDKWRDYSNVRVARGTYFENMVSAAKASYQFQLAKLGKPVDKSEWYTTTPTVTAYNNPTANEIVFPAGILQAPYFDNNADDALNYGGIGMVIGHEITHTFDDQGAQYDKEGNLKDWWTKEDYAKFKARIQQVIDLYSTYTVLGDLHINGAMTVGENTADIAGIAVAYDAFKMTTQGKGNEKIDGFTPDQRFFISIAKIWRVKMKDEFLRLWINNNPHSPPNWRVNGPLMNTTPFYDAFNVKQGDKMFLPKKDRITIW